From a single Botrytis cinerea B05.10 chromosome 4, complete sequence genomic region:
- the Bcguk1 gene encoding Bcguk1, with translation MCFLQPPLLRHSILRKTSIAVRFPRTSSRSLSTGIFTKIVNMSPIPPTTNPIIISGPSGVGKGTLYSRLLANHPSLFTTSISHTTRAPRPGEQRDVDYYYVSMEEFEAMIAAGDFVEHAKFGGNRYGTSRKMIEQKRGEGKIVVLDIEMEGVKQIHSLSPPFPARYVFISPPSTADLSPYQVLEKRLRGRGTEKEESIQKRLEQAKLELEYSKTEGVHDKIIVNDDLEVAYKELEDYIFGKEGKAADEKEAGVSVQD, from the exons ATGTGTTTTCTCCAACCGCCACTCCTGCGACATAGTATACTACGCAAAACCTCAATTGCAGTCCGCTTTCCTCGAACTTCTTCTCGGAGCCTCAGCACGGGTATCTTTACCAAAATTGTGAATATGTCTC CCATCCCCCCAACCACCAACCCCATAATCATCAGCGGCCCCTCCGGCGTCGGAAAAGGCACGCTCTACTCGCGGCTCCTGGCCAACCACCCCTCGCTCTTCACCACTTCCATCTCACACACAACGCGCGCGCCGCGTCCGGGAGAACAGAGAGATGTGGATTACTATTACGTGTCGATGGAGGAATTCGAGGCGATGATTGCGGCGGGGGATTTTGTCGAGCATGCGAAGTTTGGAGGGAATAGGTATGGCACGAGTAGGAAGATGATTGAGCagaagaggggggagggCAAGATTGTGGTTTTGGACATTGAGATGGAG GGTgtaaaacaaattcattcgCTCTCCCCGCCATTCCCAGCTCGCTACGTATTTATTTCTCCTCCATCCACTGCAGATCTCTCACCTTACCAAGTTCTcgagaagagattgagaggaagaggaacgGAAAAGGAAGAATCGATTCAAAAGCGTTTGGAACAGGCAAAGctggaattggaatattcAAAGACAGAGGGGGTTCATGACAAGATTATCGtgaatgatgatttggaggTTGCGTATAAGGAGTTGGAGGATTACATTTTTGGCAAGGAGGGAAAGGCCGCAGATGAGAAGGAGGCGGGCGTTAGTGTTCAGGACTGA
- the Bccdc10 gene encoding Bccdc10, translating into MSTITDRHAPQPSVFPKSHVGFDSITSQIERKLLKRGFQFNVICVGQTGLGKSTLINTIFASHLIDSKGRLTPDEPVRSTTEIQTVSHIIEENGVKLRLNIVDTPGYGDQVNNDRCWDPIVKYIKDQHSAYLRKELTAQRERYIQDTRIHCCLFFIQPSGHALKPIDIVVLKKLSDVVNVVPVIAKSDSLTLEERAAFKERIKEEFAFHNLKMFPYENDEFDEEEKALNAQIKDIIPFAVVGSEKDIIVGGKPVRGRQNRWGVINVEDENHCEFVYLRNFLTRTHLQDLIETTSQIHYETFRAKQLLALKESSAAGHAGSRPISPSADRELSRNSQRMTMNGY; encoded by the exons ATGTCAACAATAACTGATAGACACGCTCCTCAACCTTCCGTATTCCCAAAGAGCCATGTTGGTTTCGATAGTATCACGTCACAAATTGAGCGCAAGCTCTTGAAACGCGGTTTCCAGTTCAACGTTATTTGCGTCG GACAAACCGGTCTCGGAAAATCCACCCTCATCAACACCATTTTCGCCTCACATTTGATCGATTCCAAGGGAAGACTCACCCCAGATGAGCCAGTACGATCTACCACCGAAATTCAAACCGTTTCCCACATCATCGAGGAGAACGGCGTAAAGCTGCGACTCAACATTGTCGATACCCCAGGTTATGGAGATCAAGTCAACAATGATAGATGTTGGGATCCAATTGTCAAGTACATTAAAGATCAACACTCTGCATACCTCCGAAAGGAACTTACAGcccaaagagaaagatatattcAAGACACTCGTATTCACTGTTGTTTGTTCTTCATTCAACCTTCTGGCCATGCCTTGAAGCCAATTGATATCGTGGTTTTGAAGAAGCTTTCAGATGTTGTCAATGTCGTACCAGTTATCGCCAAGTCAGATTCTTTGACTTTGGAGGAACGTGCTGCATTCAAGGAGCGTATAAAGGAGGAATTTGCTTTCCACAACTTGAAGATGTTCCCatatgagaatgatgagtttgatgaggaagagaaagcgtTGAACGCACAAATCAAG GACATCATCCCATTCGCTGTTGTTGGATCTGAGAAGGATATCATTGTTGGAGGCAAACCAGTTCGAGGACGTCAAAACAGATGGGGTGTTATCAATGTCGAGGACGAAAATCACTGCGAATTCGTCTACCTACGAAACTTCCTTACCCGAACCCATCTCCAAGACCTTATCGAAACCACATCTCAAATCCATTACGAAACATTCCGTGCTAAGCAATTGTTGGCCCTCAAGGAGAGCAGTGCTGCAGGACATGCTGGTAGCAGACCAATCAGTCCATCAGCTGATAGAGAGTTGAGCAGAAACTCTCAAAGAATGACCATGAACGGCTATTAG
- the Bcski8 gene encoding Bcski8 gives MSKQYLTTHTIDDAHKTDIFSLAVTPNSILSASGTSTLKIHSTLTTPPSLTQTLPAHKLGCHHICTSRSGTIAASAGFDGTVSIWSSSPQADGSEEWSHHGHILDGNKPGEIWALALSADGNFLAATTIDGKIGVWDLLQGVEEIAGKKSVGKKTREYETKGSFGLCVDISADGRFTASGHENGGVYVFNNDTGRMVHSLPGLIQPIRTISFSPLSTYLAAAGDSTAIALYSVTHGEQVANMTGHTAWIFSIDWSFTGEYLVSGAWDGKVKVWSVEGRNCVATHSETDKALWAVKWLPKVQGRSEAFVTAGANGSLSFYREATGG, from the exons ATG TCGAAACAATACCTTACAACCCATACGATTGATGATG CACATAAAACAGACATCTTTTCTCTCGCCGTAACCCCTAACTCTATCCTCTCTGCCTCTGGCACATCCACCCTCAAGATCCACAGCACACTCACCACGCCTCCCTCTCTAACCCAGACTCTCCCCGCCCATAAACTGGGCTGTCACCACATCTGCACCTCTCGATCTGGCACTATCGCCGCATCTGCCGGCTTTGACGGTACAGTTAGTATATGGAGCTCTTCTCCCCAAGCAGACGGATCGGAAGAATGGTCTCATCATGGCCATATTCTCGATGGCAATAAGCCTGGTGAAATCTGGGCACTGGCATTGAGTGCTGATGGAAATTTCCTTGCAGCAACAACTATTGATGGGAAGATTGGGGTGTGGGATTTATTACAAGGAGTTGAAGAGATCGCGGGAAAGAAAAGTGTAGGCAAGAAAACAAGAGAGTATGAGACGAAGGGAAGCTTTGGGCTATGTGTGGATATTAGTGCGGATGGAAGATTTACAGCCAGTGGACATGAAAATGGGGGTGTTTATGTTTTTAATAATGATACGGGAAGAATGGTACATAGTTTACCTG GACTCATCCAACCAATTCGCaccatctccttctctcctctctctacCTATCTCGCTGCCGCCGGCGACTCCACAGCTATCGCTCTCTACTCTGTTACCCATGGCGAACAAGTCGCTAACATGACAGGCCACACAGCCTGGATTTTCAGCATTGATTGGAGTTTTACAGGCGAATATCTAGTTAGTGGTGCTTGGGATGGTAAAGTGAAGGTATGGAGTGTCGAGGGAAGAAACTGTGTGGCGACCCATAGTGAGACGGATAAAGCACTTTGGGCTGTCAAATGGTTGCCGAAAGTGCAGGGGAGAAGTGAGGCGTTTGTTACAGCGGGAGCAAATGGGAGTTTGAGCTTTTATAGAGAGGCTACAGGTGGTTGA